The Pelobacter seleniigenes DSM 18267 genomic sequence GGAGTGGGGTTTTCAGGGACCGCAAACAGATCAATTTCTTTCAGTTCAAGAGCCACCCTGGCCTGGGTCGTTACCGAACGCCCAATAATCAGGGGAATCCGGCCACCGGCGCGGTATTCGTCAGGAACCGTATTCGGTTTGATTTCAAAAGTGGTCAGAACCTCGCCAGCCTGGTTGGTCACCTCTCCTTTAACCGTATTGATGGTGACGATATCGCCCATATTCAGCTGAGTCACATCCATACGCAGGGGCAACGCTCCGGAGTCCTGAGCGGTATTGAAGAAAATAGGCGCAATAACCCCGCCAATAATAACCCCACCGCGGCGTTTATTGGGGACACAGGGGATATCCTCCCCAATATGCCAAAGGACACTGTTACAGGCAGACTTACGCGAGGAGCCGGTACCGACAACATCGCCGACAAAAGCGACCTGATGGCCTTCCTGACGCCACTTGGCGATCTCGCTGATACCACCGGGGAACCGCGTTTTCCCCATGGCCAGAGCGTGAAGTGGGATATCCGGTCGACTCCAGGCATCTCCGGCCGGAGAGAAATCATCGGTATTAATTTCACCTTCAACCTTAAATACTTTGACAGTAATGGTCTCAGGGATTTGTGGTTTGTTGGTGAACCATTCTGCCGCAGCCCAAGACTCGACCACTTGTTTTGCCGCCGGATTAGCCTCTGCCATCTGAATGATTTGCTGAGCGGCGTCATAAACATAGGTCATGCCGGACAGGGCTTTGGCTGCGGCATCGGCCAAAGCGGGCATTGCCAACGCTTTTATGAGTGGCTGAACATTGTACCCGCCGATCATTGTGCCCAAAATCTCAACCGCTTTGACGGCATCAATAATGGGAGACTGTTTTTCGCCCTTGATGATTGCATCAAGAAACGCAGCCTTCACTTCAGCAGCAGGGTCGACCCCGGGGGAGATTCGCTGCGTTAAAAGCTCGAGCAGAAATTCTTCTTTTCCAGCCGGTGGTGACTCCAGCAAGGCGCACAGCTCTACAGTCTGTTCAGGACTCAAAGGCAACGCTGGGATGCCTTGTGCATTACGCTCTTCCTGCTGCTTCAAATATTGTTCAATCATTCACTCCTCCATTCATAAGGGCTTATTTTTCTTGTTTATTCAATGGACATTTCAAACGGGGAATCCCCCTGATCAGCAACAAAACATTGCATACTGTATACGATTTTCCGCATCTCTGTCAATCGACAGTCATACCACCGGTCGGATTTATAAGAGAACATGCAGGGATCAGGTCCGAAGTGGTTCTGGGGCGGCATTAAACAGCTGTGTCTTTTTCTGTCACAGCCGCGGGGATAATGAAAGAGTCCCCACAAAACTTAATAGGCAGGAGAAAAGAGATGTTTGAAATATTGTTCTTGATCAGCCTGGTTTTAATCTGCAGCAGTCAGTTCTTACCGCCAAAAAAAAATTCGGCACCTTCCCCCTTGCGAAACAGGAGAAGGTGCCGAAGCAATTATCAAAGAACCTTGAGCAATTCAACCTCAAAAATCAAAGCTGAATTTGGCGGAATAACCGGAGGCGCTCCGCGCTCGGCATAAGCCAACTCCGGAGGAATGACCAACTGCCATTTGTCACCTTCCTTCATCAGCTGAAGCGCTTCGGTCCAACCGGCAATAACACCCTTGACCGGGAAGCTGACCGGCTCACCGCGATCATAAGAGCTGTCAAACTGAGTACCGTCAATCAAAGTGCCGCGATAATGGACCTTGACGGTTGAGTCAGCCGTCGGAGTTGCTCCCTTGCCGGCTTCAATCACTTTGTACTGCAAACCACTATCCAGGGTAACAACACCTTTTTTCTTGGCATTTTCAGCAAGAAAGGTTTTTGCCGCGGCAAGATTTTCACTGGCTTGACGGGTCTGCTCAGCAACCTGCTTCTGCTGCATTTCCTGCTGGAATGCGGTTAGAACCTGAGACATCTCCTCCTGGCTCAGAGCTGTTTCTGCGCCGCTGAAAGCAGCTTTCAAGCCAGCCGCGACCTGGTCAGGATCAACATCAAGTTTTTGCTGCTTCATATTCAGACCGATATTCATCCCGATCGCATAGCCGATTTTTTCCTTGGGTGTCGGAAATTTGTCTTCAGCATAGGCGCCACCGGCAACAAGTACCAATACCAGCCCAAAGCCAATAATTTTTTTCATCAGATTCTCCGTGACAATAGTTATCGTTAAAAAAAATGAGGCTCGGCAGTACAACCGAGCCTCATTTAAGATAACACATGATGTTAAGCTAGTCAGCCAACAATTCTTTGACTTTTTCAAACCCAAGGTTGTAGGCCTTCCGGTTCAGGTCTTTGAACGCTTCAGGAACACGCCGCAAAACCGCTTCTTCACCGGATTCACGATTCACGACATCAGTCAGCGCAATCATTGCGCCTAAAGCAATGACGTTCGCGACAATTGCTCTGCCGACATCTTCTTTGGCAGTACGCATAATCGGCATGTCATAGACCTTGAAATCGCCATGCGGAGGATTTTTGACAAAGTCGGTGTCTACCAGCAGCAACCCACCGGGTTTGATGCCAACCGCATATTTGTCAGCAGCTTCCTGGGTCATGGCCAGACAGGCGTCAACGACAGTCGCTTTCGGATAGTCGATGGGCGAGTTGCCGATGATAACTTCCGATTTGGAAGCTCCTCCACGCGCCTCAGGGCCATAGCTCTGAGACTGGACTGCGTGTTTGCCTTCAATGATTGATGCAGCTTCCGCCAAAATAATCCCGGCGGTAATCAGTCCCTGACCACCCGCTCCGGAAAACCGAATTTCATATCTTTCTGCCATGATTCTCGTCTCCTTTTGATGGGATCAGGCGCCCTGTGCGCGGGCAATGACTTTTGCATATTGTTCACAGTATTCCGGCTTATCTTCTTTATAGAGAACCCCGGTCAACACCTTACCTTCCAATTGCTCAGCCGTCATTTTTGCAGCAGCAGCAACCGGAACAGCCATTTCCTTGAGACGTTTCATCATATCAACAACGCTACGGAATTTATTGCGCCGGCCATAGGTGGTCGGGCAGTCATCAAGAACCTCAATGACCGCCATACCTTTATGCTTGATCCCTTCGGCGATCAGTTTATCGATCTGGGTCGCATGAAACGCTGTCGTCCGGGCAACAAAAGTTGCTCCGGCGCCGATGGCCAGTTTACTGAGGTCAAACACCGGATCAGGGTTGCCGTAGGGAGTGGTGGACGCCTTGTCACCGGTCGGGGTACATGGAGAAAACTGACCGCCCGTCATTCCATAGATATAGTTATTCATCAGGACGTAGGTCATATCGATATTCCGCCGGCAAGCGTGGATAAAATGGTTTCCGCCGATAGCGGTCCCATCGCCATCCCCACCGCAACAAATAACGGTCATTTCAGGTTTGGCCATTTTAACGCCAGTTGCGAACGCTGCAGCACGCCCGTGAGCAGTGTGCAGAGTACAAAAATCCATGTAACCGGGAAGACGGCTGGCACAACCGATACCGGAAACAATAGCGGTATTGTTTTTCTCCAGGCCGCAAGCATCCATAGCCCGGATCAGCCCTTTCATAACGATGCCATGGCCACACCCCGGGCACCAGATATGGGGCAATTTGCCGGGACGGATTGATTTTTCATAATCGTAAGCCATTTAAAGCACCTCCTTAACCTGAGCAATGATTTGTGCCGGGGTGAGGGGATCACCGTCAACACGATTGACACCTGCAAGCTTGCAATCATTCTTGACAATCCGCTCAACCTCCAAAATCATCTGCCCCAGATTCATTTCGGGAACGACTATTGCCTTGACTTGTTTGCCGAGTTCAGCAACCCGCTTCTCCGGGAAAGGCCACAGGGTAATCGGCCGGAACAAACCGGCTTTAATTCCTGCGGCGCGCATTTCGTTGACAGCGTAACGGGCTGACCGGGCAGTTGAGCCGTAGGCCAGAATCAGGACCTCGGCATCGGCACAGAGATATTCTTCATTGGATTCGATATCGGCCCGGGCTTCCGGTTTCTCAACCTTGGAGAGCTGACGCCGCTCTTCAGCATCAACCAAATCCGCCTTGGTGGTCGGAAAACCATCTGCAGCCTTGTTCAGGCCAGTCACATGAAAGCGATATTCGGAGCCGAATGCAGCCAGCGGCGGAACATCGGTTTCAGAAGCATCGAAAGGT encodes the following:
- a CDS encoding FKBP-type peptidyl-prolyl cis-trans isomerase, translated to MGLKKSKNCWLTSLTSCVILNEARLYCRASFFLTITIVTENLMKKIIGFGLVLVLVAGGAYAEDKFPTPKEKIGYAIGMNIGLNMKQQKLDVDPDQVAAGLKAAFSGAETALSQEEMSQVLTAFQQEMQQKQVAEQTRQASENLAAAKTFLAENAKKKGVVTLDSGLQYKVIEAGKGATPTADSTVKVHYRGTLIDGTQFDSSYDRGEPVSFPVKGVIAGWTEALQLMKEGDKWQLVIPPELAYAERGAPPVIPPNSALIFEVELLKVL
- a CDS encoding 2-oxoacid:acceptor oxidoreductase family protein — protein: MAERYEIRFSGAGGQGLITAGIILAEAASIIEGKHAVQSQSYGPEARGGASKSEVIIGNSPIDYPKATVVDACLAMTQEAADKYAVGIKPGGLLLVDTDFVKNPPHGDFKVYDMPIMRTAKEDVGRAIVANVIALGAMIALTDVVNRESGEEAVLRRVPEAFKDLNRKAYNLGFEKVKELLAD
- a CDS encoding 2-oxoacid:ferredoxin oxidoreductase subunit beta, with amino-acid sequence MAYDYEKSIRPGKLPHIWCPGCGHGIVMKGLIRAMDACGLEKNNTAIVSGIGCASRLPGYMDFCTLHTAHGRAAAFATGVKMAKPEMTVICCGGDGDGTAIGGNHFIHACRRNIDMTYVLMNNYIYGMTGGQFSPCTPTGDKASTTPYGNPDPVFDLSKLAIGAGATFVARTTAFHATQIDKLIAEGIKHKGMAVIEVLDDCPTTYGRRNKFRSVVDMMKRLKEMAVPVAAAAKMTAEQLEGKVLTGVLYKEDKPEYCEQYAKVIARAQGA